CCCTTTTATCTGGGCAAAATCACGTACCCGCCGTAATAGCGCATTAGCCACACGGGGTGTCCCCCTGCTCCGGGAAGCGATCTCTAACGCTGCCTGGCCATCACAGCTAACCTGCAACAGGTCGGCCGATCGCAGGACGATCCCGGTAAGGGTTTCCAGATCGTAATACTCAAGGTGCATATTGATACCGAAACGTGCTCTTAACGGGCTGGTCAGCAAACCGCTGCGGGTAGTAGCTCCCACAAGTGTAAAAGGATTCAGGTCAATTTGGATAGAACGCGCACTGGGGCCTTTATCAATCAGGATATCAATCCGGTAATCTTCCATGGCACTGTAAAGATACTCCTCCACTACGGGAGAAAGCCGATGAATTTCGTCTATAAAGAGCACATCATTCTGTTCCAGTGAGGTAAGCACTCCGGCCAGATCACCCGGCTTATCGAGCACCGGCCCCGACGTCACCCTGAATCCCACACCCAATTCATTGGCGATGATATTCGAAAGGGTTGTCTTGCCTAAGCCGGGAGGGCCGTGCAACAACACATGATCAAGCGACTCGCCACGCAAACGGGCCGCGCTGACAAATATTTTCAGGTTTTCCACGATCTTCCCCTGCCCCTTGAAATCTCCAAAGGTCAATGGACGCAAACTATTCTCAAACTCACGCTCGGTCTCCCTGAAATTGCGGTTACTATGTATATCGAAACTCTCTTCCATCATTGTTGATGCAAAAATAACTATTTATCGGGAGTTTTGGAAATTGCAGCCACATTCCGTTTTAATCCGGAGAATTTGGCCCTTTTCACGGCCGATTTACGAAATATCCGCCGATAATCCTCTTCATCCATTTCGATCAGTTTTTTCAGGTCGAGTGACAAAAATTCATCCAACGGCATGAATTCGGGAGTACTATGCGGCCTGGAGTAACGATTCCAGGGACACACTTTCTGGCAAATATCACAACCGTACACATTATTGCTCAACAAAGGAGCTATGCCGGAAGATATCTCCCCCTTATTCTCAATGGTTTGATAGGAGATACACTTATTCGCATTGAGATAATGAGGTCTCTCTATGGCACCTGTAGGACAAGCATCGAGACAGCGGCGGCATTTTCCACAGTTTATGGAAATTGGAGAGTCATAATCCAACTCCATATCCACGATGAGTTCGCCCAGGAAAAAATAAGAACCTTTGCGGGGAATGATCAGCAATGTATTTTTCCCAACGAATCCCAATCCTGCCTGTGCCGCCCAGAAACGTTCCAGTACCGGAGCCGAATCAGAGAAATAGCGCCCTGTAACCTCCGGATACCGGGATTTTATAAATTCGAACAAACGGCTCAATTTCTCGCGTACCACATCATGATAGTCTTTGCCATAAGCGTAATAGGCAAACTGCGGTACCTCTTCGGCTAATCTCTCGTGCGGATAGTAGTTCAATGCTACCGAAATGATGGATTTGGCACCGTCCACCAACAATCTGGGATCAAGCCTTTTGTCGATATTACGGGACATGTACTCCATACCCGCATTGCCGTTCTCAGCCAGCCACTGCATATACCGTTCCTCCTCCCCGCTATCGGTAGCGCGGCAGATACCACAGGCATCGAAGCCAAGCGATAACGCATATTGTTTGATCTCTTCGGAAAATGTCATAAAACGGCGTTTCCATTATTCTCCCCGCATAATTACAAAAACCTCCGTAGTTAAACCGAGTTCACACACCTTATGCCAATACTTTGTAAGGGAGTTAAATTTTAGGCAAGCGTAAAATCAAGTTGTTTCCTGTCGAGATTGGCTCTTGCCACCTGAATGGAAACAGGCTGGCCAAGACGATACTCTCTTCTGGTACGCCGGCCGACTAACCGGAAATTCTTTTCATCCAGTTCGTAGAAATCATCATCCAACTCGCGGATAGGGATCATACCTTCACACTTATTCTCATTGATCTCCACATAAATCCCCCATTCCGTCACACCGGAGACTACGCCATCATAGACTTTACCGATCTTATCGGCCATGAATTCCACCTGCTTGTATTTGATAGAATCCCGTTCGGCGTTAGCAGCTACCTGCTCCATTTGGGAACAGTGCTTGCATTCCTCTTCCAGGGATCCCTGGTCTACACTTTGCCCTCCCTCCAGATAGCGTTCCAGCAGACGGTGCACCAGCATATCAGGATACCTCCGGATGGGAGAAGTAAAATGGGTATAATAATCGAACGCCAGACCGTAATGTCCTACATTCCTGGTGGAATAGACCGCTTTGGACATAGTACGGATTGCGATAGTCTCAATCAGGTTCTCCTCTGGGCGTCCCTGCACCTTATCCAACAGGGAGTTGATACTCTTCGCCACTTCCACTTTCGAGCCGTCGGGTTTTATCTTGTGCCCGAATCGCAGGATGAATGTATTGAATGTATCCAGTTTTTCCGGATCAGGGACATCGTGTATGCGATAGACAAAAGTTTTGGGTTTCTTCCCTTTGGGTACTATGCCGATAGATTCGGCCACGTTTTTATTAGCCAGCAACATAAACTCTTCGATCAGATGGTTGGCTTCCTTTGACTCCTTGAAATAGACTCCCAACGGCTTTCCTTTCTCATCGAGATTGAATTTCACCTCATACCGTTCAAAATTAATGGCACCATTGGCAAACCGCCTCTCTCGCAATTGCCTGGCAAGATGGTGCAATTGCAGTATCTCAGAGGAAAAGTCGCCCTTTCCGGTTTCGATCACCGCCTGTGCATCTTCGTAGGTCAGCCGGCTGTCCGACTTTATCACGGTTCTTACAATACGCGATTTTTTTATCTCTGCTTTATCATTCAGCGTAAAGATCACCGAGAAACAGAGTTTCTCTTCATAAGGGCGTAACGAACATATCCCGTTGCTCAACCGTTCTGGCAGCATGGGGATGGTCCTGTCGACAAGGTAAATGGAGGTCGCCCTGTTTTCCGCCTCCCGGTCGATCAGGTCTCCCGGTTTCACATAGTGGGTCACATCGGCAATATGTACTCCCACCTCCCATTGATTGGATGAGAGTTGACGCAGGGAAAGGGCATCGTCGAAATCTTTGGCATCTTTCGGGTCGATGGTAATAGTGAATACATCACGGAAGTCTTCCCGTTTGGCAATCTCTTCTTTATCGACTCCCTCAGGGATCAGGTCGGCAAATTTCTCCACTTTCTCCGGATAGCTGTAAGGCAGATCATATTGGGCAAGAATGGCATGCATCTCGGTATCATTGTGTCCCGGCTTGCCCAGCACATCAATCACTTTTCCTACGGGATTATTGGCTTTTGCAGGCCATTCGGTAATTTCCACCAACACTTTGTCTCCATTTTGGGCACCATTGAGTTCTTCTTTCGGAATAAAGATATCATTCGAAAGGAACTTACTATCCATCACCAGGAAGGCAAAGTGTTTCTGCACCTCCAGTATTCCCACGAAACGGCTTTGGGCACGTTCCAGTATATCTACAACCGTTCCTTCGGTATCAGCCCGTTTCCGCTTTGCCAACAGTTGGACACGAACCCTGTCTCCGTTCATGGCATGCTTACTGTTCCGTTCGGGTATATAAATAATATTTCCGTCATCGTCAGGCACAAAAAAGTTTTTGCCATTGCTCCGTCGTTCAAAACGGCCTTCCAGCATCAATCCCCTGTTGTTGATACGGTATCTGCCGCGGGATGTCTCTAAAAGCACATCTTCATCGCGCAGCTTGTCGAGCACACTGATCAGTACACGTCGTCCCTCTTCTCCACGAATATCCAGCGCAGCTGCTATCTGCTTATAATTGAATTGCTTATCATTATTCCGGGAAAGAAAATTGGTTACTAAAGGGATCAACTCCTTTTTTTTGGGTTTATTTACGGAAGGTATAGGTGTTGTTTTTTTACTCATAATTTATTTACGTCAGTTTCTACTTAAACAATTCAATCGCATTTTAGTTAAATACAAAGTAATAAAATATTTCATAGAAAACAGATCCAAGAGCCAAGAATCAAGACATAAGACACAAGATACTCTAATCATATCCTTGTGCATGTGAATTTATCTCATAAATATTACATGCAATAAAACAAAATTAAATCGTTTCTTCATTTTCAAATCCTGAAGTAATCGCTATTTTTGTATAAAAGATAAGGGAGATAGTATGCGAAAAAGAAGGATCCTCATCACCGGTGCCAGCGGATTTATAGGAAGTACCGTTGTTGACAAGGCACTGGAACTGGGATATGAAACCTGGGCCGGAATACGGACGAGCAGTAGCCGGCAGTACCTGCAGGACGAACGCATTCGTTTTATCGACCTGCACTATGGCGATAAAACGAAGTTGAAGGAACAACTCCGGAATTTTACAAATGAGTATGGACATTTCGATGACATCATACATATTGCGGGACTGACAAAGGCACGCCGCAAATCGGATTTCGATACAGTAAATTGGGAATATACCAAAAATTTCGTAGAGGCACTGATAGAGACGGATAATGTTCCCGATTCTTTTGTATTTATGAGCTCCCTCGGGGCTATGGGCCCCGGGGATGAAGTTGGGTATACTCCCATGTGTGCCGATAAGACTCCCACCCCTAATACAGCTTACGGAAGGAGCAAACTGAAAGCCGAAAACTGGCTGAAGGGTATCGACGGATTTCCTTATCTGATTTTACGTCCTACCGGTGTCTACGGCCCCCGCGACAGGGATTATCTTATCCTGATGAGAGCAGTAAAAAATGGATTAGACGTGGGAGCAGGTTATAAAAAACAACTCCTCTCTTTTATCTATATCGAAGATCTGGTAAATATAGTTTTCTCCCTGATTGAAAAAGGGATTCGGAGAAAAGAGTATCTCGTCTCCGACGGAGATATGTATACCGACAGTGAATTCAACGCCATTGTACGGGATGTATTGCATAAAAAGAATGTATTGAGGTTAAAAATCCCACTCTTTCTGGTAAAGCCCGCAGCATTTATAAGTGAAAAAACCGCTGCTATTTTTGGTAAAGCTACTACCTTTAACAGCGATAAGTATAGGATTATGAAACAACGCAACTGGGCTTGTGAGATTGCTCCATTGAAAGAAGATATCGGTTTTCAGCCGGCATACAGATTGAAAGAGGGGGTTGAGAAAACGATTGAGTGGTATCGGAAAGAGGGATGGCTCTGATTGATGTGATGATTTAACAATTTAATGATATGATGATTAAAAAAGAAGTCGGAAGTTGAGAAGTGAAAATTTCATAATCTTAAATTTTGAATTAAATAAATATGAAATACAAACTATTGGTTCTTGATGTGGACGGCACATTAGTGAACAGCAAAAAAGAATTATCCGTACAGACTTTGACCACCCTGTTGAAAATACAACATGCGGGGATCCGCATTGTATTGGCTTCGGGGCGATCTCCATACGGACTACGACATCTGGTTGAAAAACTGGAAATGAAAAAATGGGGTGGCTATATCCTTCCTTACAACGGGACTCAAATTGTGGATGCAGGGAGCGGTGAGGTGCTATTCGAAAAGCGGATAGATCCGGCAATGCTGCCCTATCTCGAGAAGAAGGCACAGAAGAATGGTTTCGCTATTTTCACCTATCACCAAAATCAACTTATCACTACGGATCCGGAAAACAAACATATCCAGGATGAGGCGGCGCTCAACGGTATGGAGATCATAGCAGTAGAAAACCTTTCTGAAGCGGTGGATTTTTCGCCCTCTAAATGTGTACTGGTCAGCGATAACGAGACAGCATTGGTAGCTTTGAAAGATCAATGGAGGAAACGCCTGGCCGGCGTCCTGGACGTATACCGCTCTGAATCATTCTTCCTTGAAGTCGTGCCCAAATTTGTCGATAAGGGAAATACATTGGGTGTCCTGATTGAAAAGTTAAAGATTAGTACTGAAGAGGTAATGGCAATCGGTGATGGACGGAGGGATTTCTCGATGCTCCAACTCGCCGGTTTAGGTATTGCTATGGGAAATGCGCAGGACTCGATCAAGGCATGTGCCGATTATATCACCGAAAGTAATGATAATGACGGAGTCGCTATTGCAGTCCAGAAATTTATCATTGCCGCAGTCCGTCCAGCAGATATTCCACCGGACAAATTGAATGCCGGCAACCGTAATACACTGATGGGTAATCTGGGCATTCAATATACCTATGCTTCGTCAGGCCGGATTGAGGCGGTAATGCCCGTAGATGAACGTACCCGGCAACCCTTTGGAGTACTGCATGGCGGCGCCACATTAGCGCTCGCCGAAACAGTGGCCGGAATGGGATCGATGCTAATTTGCGAACCGGATGAGATTATTGCCGGGATGCAGGTTAGCGGTAACCATATATCTTCGGCCCACGAAGGTGATACGGTACGTGCTGTGGGAACAATTATCCACAAAGGGCGTTCATCTCATGTATGGAATGTAGATGTCTTCACTTCGACCGACAAACTAATCTCTTCCATCAGAGTGGTCAACAGTGTATTAAAAAAGAGATGACAGAACAACATAGTTACCGTATTTTAGATGTACTGATCGAACAGGACGCCTATTTCGCGATTTTCAGGCTGCCGCACGAAACAGCACCCCGGTTTGTGATGCAAACGTCCGGTACCCCCTCTATCCTCAGGGATATCGAGGAACTGAACGAGCAACAGGGATTTGTGATCGCTCCTTTCCGGACAAACGCAACATCTCCCCTCATAGTGATACGGCCGGATCGTACCACTTTTCCGGAAGTAAATATCTCTATCCGGAAAGATGGGCAGGAAAAAGCATATCTCCAAAAGCATATAAGCAAGAATAAAGTTGAGTACAGCTACCTCTTCGACCGATTCCACAAACCATTGGCAAACGGGGAATTGAAAAAACTGGTACTGTCGAGAAGCAAGATCATCGATAGAAAAGACACATTTTCTCCGGGACGTTCTTTTTTCAATGCCGTGGAGAAATATCCCCATTCGTATGTTTACCTTTTCCATACACCTCAAAGCGGCACATGGCTGGGAAGCACACCCGAAATACTGCTAAGAGGGGTAAGAGATGAATGGCATACAGTCGCCCTTGCCGGAACCCGCTATCCCAATTCGGGCACTGTAACGTGGGATGACAAGAATCTAAGAGAACAGCATCTGGTCACGTCCTATCTTCTAAAACAACTTTCCTCCTTTCATATCACACCGGAAATAAACGGGCCTTACACAATAAAAGCCGGAAATCTGGCGCATCTGCGGACAGACTTCAGTTTCAACTTGCCGGAAACGCCAAAGCCTGGTACATTACTAAAAGCGCTCCACCCCACGCCGGCAGTATCGGGACTTCCGAAAGATGAAGCCTACCGGTTTATTCAGCATAACGAAGAGCAAGATCGTCTTTATTATTCCGGATTCCTCGGCATGCTCGACACAGAAGGAGAAACCGACATATATGTAAACCTCAGATGCATGCATATTGAGAAAAATTTGCTTACTTTGTTTGCCGGCAGTGGTTTACTCGTATCTTCATCTTTGGATGACGAATGGGAAGAAACCGAACATAAGTTGGAGGTGATGTTGAATATACTTCAATAAAGGCATGTATTCCGAAAAAAAAAATGTTTTACAATTGGTAGCGCTGCTCAAAGCGCATGATATTACCCATATCGTGCTGTCTCCCGGCTCACGGAATTCACCGCTTACCCATTCTTTTGCGACAGACAGGGATTTCACCTGTTACAGTGTTGTAGACGAAAGGAGCGCCGGTTTTTTTACCTTGGGCATCATACAGGCTATCGGGAAACCGGCAGCTGTCTGCTGTACATCGGGAACGGCAACACTGAACCTCGGCCCGGCTGTGGCTGAAGCCTTTTATCAGCAGTTACCCCTGTTAGTGATCACTGCGGATCGCCCTGCCGCATGGATCGGGCAGATGGACGGGCAAACCATTCCGCAGAGCGGCCTGTTCAGAGATCTCACCCGCCGGTCGGTTCAACTCCCCCAAATAGCAGATGAGGAGGAAGAATGGTATTGCAACCGGTTGATCAATGAGGCTATACTCAGCCTGGATAACGAGGTAAAAGGTCCCTCACATATAAATATCCCTTTAGGTGAACCTCTGTTTGGCTTCAATACACCAACCCTCCCTCTTGTCCGTGTGATCCGGCAATCTGCACCCGGATACATGATCCATAAGGAAGATAGATATAGAGAACGATTCGGCAGTTATTCCAAACGGATGGTCATTGTCGGACAATTGCTGCCGGGCAATGGCTTAACCGAAATATTGGAAAAACTCCGTAAGGAATGGGACGTTGTAGTGCTGGCGGAGCAGTTATCCAATATCCCCGTAAAAGAGACTTCAGTTTTTGACACGGTACTTTATGCGGCATCGGAAAAAGAATTAGAAGAGTTAACACCTGATCTGGTCATCACATTAGGTGGACATATCGTTTCCAAGCGGCTGAAACAGTTCATCCGCTCAGCCCGTATCCGCGAACATTGGCATATTTCTCCCTCCGGCGAGGTCACAGATACATTTCAGCGGGTTACTGATATTGTAAGGAGCGATAATGAAACATTTCTGCTCTATCTGACAGAGAGACTGCCCTGTTTGGAGGAAAAAGAATTTAGCAGGGTAAGAGAGTTCGATGAGACAAAAGATTTTAGGGAAATAAAAAATTCCAAAGAGGCAAGAGGTTTCCGGGACCTTTGGGAAAGAGCCTGTGCATCCGTATCGGAACCGGACGTGGCCTTCTCCGATCTTTATGCAGCCGGTGCATTGATGCATGCGTTGCCGAAAAACTCTTCCTTACAGTTAGGAAACAGCAATAGTGTGCGTCTGGCACAGTTATTCGATATTCCCTCGTCGGTAAGAATGTTTTGTAATCGGGGAACCAACGGGATAGAAGGCTCACTTTCCACAGCGGTCGGATATGCTTCGTCGTCGGGTAAACTCACTTTTCTGTTGATTGGCGATTTAAGTTTCTTCTACGATATGAACGGACTTTGGAATAATTACAGCACCCGCAATTTACGCATCCTGCTGAATAATAACGGCGGAGGAGAGATATTCGGTATGCTTCCAGGACTGAACAAGTCGGAAGTATTGCATGAGTATATTGCTGCCGCTCATACAACCGAAGCAAAGGCCTGGGCAGAACAACAGGGATTTCTCTATCTTTCTGCCCACAACGCCGGGGAATTGGAACAGCAATTGCCACTCTTTACAGATACTGACAGCGAAAAACCGGTTCTATTGGAAGTGTTTACTTCCATGGAAAAGAATGCAGAACAAATACGATTATATTATCATAAGCAAAAAAGACGTTTTAAGTTAGATGACTAGAAGTCAAACCTGTGCAGTTTATACTAAAGTGACAAAACGACTAATTTTAATAGAACTATGACAAATAGAGAATGGACAACCATCAGGGAATACGAAGATATTCTTTTCGATTTTTATAATGGGATCGCGCGGATCACGATCAACCGTCCGCGCTACCGCAATGCTTTTACACCCACTACCACCGGTGAAATGAGCGATGCCCTGCGCATCTGCCGTGAAGAATCGGATATCAGCGTGGTGGTAATCACCGGGGCAGGTGATAAAGCCTTTTGTTCGGGAGGCGACCAGAATGTAAAGGGAAAAGGAGGATATATCGACAAAGATGGTATACCACGTCTAAGCGTGCTGGATGTGC
This window of the Proteiniphilum saccharofermentans genome carries:
- the ruvB gene encoding Holliday junction branch migration DNA helicase RuvB; protein product: MEESFDIHSNRNFRETEREFENSLRPLTFGDFKGQGKIVENLKIFVSAARLRGESLDHVLLHGPPGLGKTTLSNIIANELGVGFRVTSGPVLDKPGDLAGVLTSLEQNDVLFIDEIHRLSPVVEEYLYSAMEDYRIDILIDKGPSARSIQIDLNPFTLVGATTRSGLLTSPLRARFGINMHLEYYDLETLTGIVLRSADLLQVSCDGQAALEIASRSRGTPRVANALLRRVRDFAQIKGNGKIDRQISSYALEALNIDKYGLDEVDNKILLTIIDKFKGGPVGITTIATAVGDDAGTIEEVYEPFLIKEGFIKRTPRGREATDLAYRHLGRKKGEGQGLLF
- the queG gene encoding tRNA epoxyqueuosine(34) reductase QueG, whose translation is MTFSEEIKQYALSLGFDACGICRATDSGEEERYMQWLAENGNAGMEYMSRNIDKRLDPRLLVDGAKSIISVALNYYPHERLAEEVPQFAYYAYGKDYHDVVREKLSRLFEFIKSRYPEVTGRYFSDSAPVLERFWAAQAGLGFVGKNTLLIIPRKGSYFFLGELIVDMELDYDSPISINCGKCRRCLDACPTGAIERPHYLNANKCISYQTIENKGEISSGIAPLLSNNVYGCDICQKVCPWNRYSRPHSTPEFMPLDEFLSLDLKKLIEMDEEDYRRIFRKSAVKRAKFSGLKRNVAAISKTPDK
- the rnr gene encoding ribonuclease R, with amino-acid sequence MSKKTTPIPSVNKPKKKELIPLVTNFLSRNNDKQFNYKQIAAALDIRGEEGRRVLISVLDKLRDEDVLLETSRGRYRINNRGLMLEGRFERRSNGKNFFVPDDDGNIIYIPERNSKHAMNGDRVRVQLLAKRKRADTEGTVVDILERAQSRFVGILEVQKHFAFLVMDSKFLSNDIFIPKEELNGAQNGDKVLVEITEWPAKANNPVGKVIDVLGKPGHNDTEMHAILAQYDLPYSYPEKVEKFADLIPEGVDKEEIAKREDFRDVFTITIDPKDAKDFDDALSLRQLSSNQWEVGVHIADVTHYVKPGDLIDREAENRATSIYLVDRTIPMLPERLSNGICSLRPYEEKLCFSVIFTLNDKAEIKKSRIVRTVIKSDSRLTYEDAQAVIETGKGDFSSEILQLHHLARQLRERRFANGAINFERYEVKFNLDEKGKPLGVYFKESKEANHLIEEFMLLANKNVAESIGIVPKGKKPKTFVYRIHDVPDPEKLDTFNTFILRFGHKIKPDGSKVEVAKSINSLLDKVQGRPEENLIETIAIRTMSKAVYSTRNVGHYGLAFDYYTHFTSPIRRYPDMLVHRLLERYLEGGQSVDQGSLEEECKHCSQMEQVAANAERDSIKYKQVEFMADKIGKVYDGVVSGVTEWGIYVEINENKCEGMIPIRELDDDFYELDEKNFRLVGRRTRREYRLGQPVSIQVARANLDRKQLDFTLA
- a CDS encoding NAD-dependent epimerase/dehydratase family protein, whose product is MRKRRILITGASGFIGSTVVDKALELGYETWAGIRTSSSRQYLQDERIRFIDLHYGDKTKLKEQLRNFTNEYGHFDDIIHIAGLTKARRKSDFDTVNWEYTKNFVEALIETDNVPDSFVFMSSLGAMGPGDEVGYTPMCADKTPTPNTAYGRSKLKAENWLKGIDGFPYLILRPTGVYGPRDRDYLILMRAVKNGLDVGAGYKKQLLSFIYIEDLVNIVFSLIEKGIRRKEYLVSDGDMYTDSEFNAIVRDVLHKKNVLRLKIPLFLVKPAAFISEKTAAIFGKATTFNSDKYRIMKQRNWACEIAPLKEDIGFQPAYRLKEGVEKTIEWYRKEGWL
- a CDS encoding Cof-type HAD-IIB family hydrolase; its protein translation is MKYKLLVLDVDGTLVNSKKELSVQTLTTLLKIQHAGIRIVLASGRSPYGLRHLVEKLEMKKWGGYILPYNGTQIVDAGSGEVLFEKRIDPAMLPYLEKKAQKNGFAIFTYHQNQLITTDPENKHIQDEAALNGMEIIAVENLSEAVDFSPSKCVLVSDNETALVALKDQWRKRLAGVLDVYRSESFFLEVVPKFVDKGNTLGVLIEKLKISTEEVMAIGDGRRDFSMLQLAGLGIAMGNAQDSIKACADYITESNDNDGVAIAVQKFIIAAVRPADIPPDKLNAGNRNTLMGNLGIQYTYASSGRIEAVMPVDERTRQPFGVLHGGATLALAETVAGMGSMLICEPDEIIAGMQVSGNHISSAHEGDTVRAVGTIIHKGRSSHVWNVDVFTSTDKLISSIRVVNSVLKKR
- a CDS encoding isochorismate synthase; protein product: MTEQHSYRILDVLIEQDAYFAIFRLPHETAPRFVMQTSGTPSILRDIEELNEQQGFVIAPFRTNATSPLIVIRPDRTTFPEVNISIRKDGQEKAYLQKHISKNKVEYSYLFDRFHKPLANGELKKLVLSRSKIIDRKDTFSPGRSFFNAVEKYPHSYVYLFHTPQSGTWLGSTPEILLRGVRDEWHTVALAGTRYPNSGTVTWDDKNLREQHLVTSYLLKQLSSFHITPEINGPYTIKAGNLAHLRTDFSFNLPETPKPGTLLKALHPTPAVSGLPKDEAYRFIQHNEEQDRLYYSGFLGMLDTEGETDIYVNLRCMHIEKNLLTLFAGSGLLVSSSLDDEWEETEHKLEVMLNILQ
- the menD gene encoding 2-succinyl-5-enolpyruvyl-6-hydroxy-3-cyclohexene-1-carboxylic-acid synthase; translated protein: MYSEKKNVLQLVALLKAHDITHIVLSPGSRNSPLTHSFATDRDFTCYSVVDERSAGFFTLGIIQAIGKPAAVCCTSGTATLNLGPAVAEAFYQQLPLLVITADRPAAWIGQMDGQTIPQSGLFRDLTRRSVQLPQIADEEEEWYCNRLINEAILSLDNEVKGPSHINIPLGEPLFGFNTPTLPLVRVIRQSAPGYMIHKEDRYRERFGSYSKRMVIVGQLLPGNGLTEILEKLRKEWDVVVLAEQLSNIPVKETSVFDTVLYAASEKELEELTPDLVITLGGHIVSKRLKQFIRSARIREHWHISPSGEVTDTFQRVTDIVRSDNETFLLYLTERLPCLEEKEFSRVREFDETKDFREIKNSKEARGFRDLWERACASVSEPDVAFSDLYAAGALMHALPKNSSLQLGNSNSVRLAQLFDIPSSVRMFCNRGTNGIEGSLSTAVGYASSSGKLTFLLIGDLSFFYDMNGLWNNYSTRNLRILLNNNGGGEIFGMLPGLNKSEVLHEYIAAAHTTEAKAWAEQQGFLYLSAHNAGELEQQLPLFTDTDSEKPVLLEVFTSMEKNAEQIRLYYHKQKRRFKLDD